The Micromonospora sp. Llam0 genome includes a window with the following:
- a CDS encoding tryptophan 2,3-dioxygenase: protein MNSTDVASPPAVRPVDAAERDARAAANAGEPTLEFGDRVPYDAYVHASTLHSLQRTLSDDPGEMSFLMVSQIMELYFGLTRHELRHAQRLIRADRVWEALAPLRRAALHLEGLNASWQTLRWMTPADFNRFRNLLGEGSGFQSAMYRQLEFILGIRTPSLIRPFRRQPDVYAELEQALHTPSLWDDVIALLARAGHDIPADLLGRDVATEHEPHPAVEAAWVEVYRVNGPDNHLRLLGEALTEVAEQFGDWRYKHLKAVQRTMGAKVGSGGSAGLAWLQRSMNRVVFPEIWSARTSM, encoded by the coding sequence GTGAACAGCACCGACGTGGCCAGCCCACCGGCCGTGCGGCCGGTGGACGCCGCCGAACGCGACGCCCGCGCCGCCGCGAACGCCGGCGAGCCGACCCTGGAGTTCGGCGACCGGGTGCCGTACGACGCCTACGTGCACGCCAGCACCCTGCACAGCCTGCAGCGCACCCTCAGCGACGACCCCGGCGAGATGTCGTTCCTGATGGTCAGCCAGATCATGGAGCTGTACTTCGGGCTGACCCGCCACGAGCTGCGCCACGCTCAACGGCTGATCCGCGCCGACCGGGTGTGGGAGGCGCTCGCCCCGCTGCGCCGCGCCGCCCTGCACCTGGAAGGGCTCAACGCCTCCTGGCAGACGCTGCGCTGGATGACCCCGGCCGACTTCAACCGGTTCCGTAACCTGCTCGGTGAGGGCTCCGGTTTCCAGTCGGCGATGTACCGGCAGTTGGAGTTCATCCTCGGCATCCGGACCCCGTCGCTGATCCGCCCGTTCCGCCGCCAACCCGACGTGTACGCCGAGCTGGAGCAGGCCCTGCACACGCCGAGCCTGTGGGACGACGTGATCGCCCTGCTCGCCCGCGCCGGCCACGACATCCCGGCCGACCTGCTGGGCCGCGACGTCGCCACCGAACACGAACCGCACCCGGCCGTCGAGGCCGCCTGGGTGGAGGTCTACCGGGTCAACGGCCCGGACAACCATCTGCGGCTGCTCGGCGAGGCGTTGACCGAGGTCGCCGAACAGTTCGGCGACTGGCGCTACAAGCATCTCAAGGCGGTGCAGCGCACCATGGGCGCCAAGGTCGGCAGCGGCGGCTCCGCCGGGCTGGCCTGGCTGCAACGCAGCATGAACCGGGTGGTGTTCCCCGAGATCTGGTCCGCCCGGACCAGCATGTGA
- a CDS encoding Lrp/AsnC family transcriptional regulator produces MDEMDWALLRELQADARLSFSELSRRVHLSPPAVAERVRRLEESGVVSGYHAHVDLTRAGWTVIALIRMSCYGSHCILRDPQVPTWPEILEIHRITGDACSMLKVAAASMDAFEDVIDRLAPYGQPSSTMVLSTPLGWRPVTAAD; encoded by the coding sequence GTGGACGAGATGGATTGGGCGCTGCTGCGTGAGTTGCAGGCCGATGCCCGACTTTCCTTCAGCGAGCTGTCCCGCCGGGTGCACCTGTCGCCGCCGGCGGTGGCCGAGCGGGTCCGCCGGCTGGAGGAGTCCGGGGTGGTCAGCGGCTACCACGCGCACGTCGACCTGACCCGGGCCGGCTGGACGGTGATCGCGCTGATCCGGATGTCCTGCTACGGGTCGCACTGCATCCTGCGCGACCCGCAGGTGCCGACCTGGCCGGAGATCCTGGAGATCCACCGGATCACCGGCGACGCCTGCTCGATGCTGAAGGTGGCGGCGGCGTCGATGGACGCCTTCGAGGACGTGATCGACCGGCTCGCCCCGTACGGTCAGCCGTCCAGCACGATGGTGCTCTCCACCCCGCTGGGCTGGCGTCCGGTCACCGCCGCCGACTGA
- the kynU gene encoding kynureninase gives MFTEDDARRRDAADPGHRDLFHIPPATGGDHPDVAYFAGNSLGLQPKATRAELLDDLDDWARLGVEGHLEAGRPWLPYHEFLTDTAARLVGALPSETVVMNSLTVNLHLLMVSFYRPTGDRTRIVIEDSAFPSDSYAVRSQAAFHGLDPDRTVVRLRPRPDEDTLRTADVVDYLRTDGDRVALVLLGGVNYLTGELLDIPTITAAGRAAGAIVGWDLAHAAGNVPLRLHDWGVDFAAWCSYKYLNSGPGALAGAYVHERHHGDPTLARFEGWWSTEPATRFEMTPVSRPPASADAWQVSNPPIFAMGPVRTSLQIFDKVGMAALRDRSERLTGYLEQLLDETLPGRPVSVVTPRDPARRGCQLSLRISGGAGATGGGAHALTARLRHEHGVIADAREPDIVRLAPVPLYSTYHDCWRAARALAATLPAKGGDDV, from the coding sequence ATGTTCACAGAGGACGACGCCCGTCGCCGCGACGCCGCCGACCCGGGCCACCGCGACCTGTTCCACATCCCGCCGGCCACCGGCGGCGACCACCCCGACGTCGCCTACTTCGCCGGCAACTCCCTCGGCCTGCAACCGAAGGCCACCCGCGCCGAGCTGCTCGACGACCTCGACGACTGGGCCCGGCTCGGCGTCGAAGGCCACCTCGAAGCCGGCCGGCCGTGGCTGCCGTACCACGAGTTCCTCACCGACACCGCCGCGCGACTGGTCGGCGCCCTGCCCAGCGAGACCGTGGTGATGAACTCGCTGACGGTCAACCTGCACCTGCTGATGGTGTCGTTCTACCGGCCGACCGGCGACCGCACCCGCATCGTCATCGAGGACTCGGCGTTCCCGTCGGACAGCTACGCGGTGCGCAGCCAGGCCGCCTTCCACGGCCTCGACCCCGACCGTACGGTGGTCCGGCTGCGCCCGCGCCCCGACGAGGACACCCTGCGCACCGCCGACGTCGTCGACTACCTGCGCACCGACGGCGACCGGGTGGCGTTGGTGCTGCTCGGCGGGGTCAACTACCTCACCGGCGAGCTGCTGGACATCCCGACGATCACCGCCGCCGGCCGGGCCGCCGGCGCGATCGTCGGCTGGGACCTGGCGCACGCCGCCGGCAACGTGCCGCTGCGGCTGCACGACTGGGGTGTCGACTTCGCCGCCTGGTGCTCCTACAAGTACCTCAACTCCGGGCCGGGTGCCCTGGCCGGCGCGTACGTGCACGAACGCCACCACGGCGATCCGACGCTGGCCCGCTTCGAAGGCTGGTGGAGCACCGAGCCGGCCACCCGGTTCGAGATGACCCCGGTGTCGCGGCCACCGGCCAGCGCCGACGCCTGGCAGGTCTCCAACCCGCCGATCTTCGCGATGGGTCCGGTCCGTACCTCGTTGCAGATCTTCGACAAGGTCGGCATGGCGGCGCTGCGCGACCGCAGCGAACGGCTCACCGGCTACCTCGAACAGCTGCTCGACGAGACCCTGCCGGGCCGGCCGGTCAGCGTCGTCACCCCCCGGGATCCGGCCCGACGCGGCTGCCAACTGTCGCTGCGCATCAGTGGCGGGGCGGGTGCCACCGGCGGCGGGGCGCACGCGTTGACCGCCCGGCTGCGCCACGAACACGGGGTGATCGCCGACGCCCGCGAACCGGACATCGTCCGGCTCGCCCCGGTACCGCTGTACTCGACGTACCACGACTGCTGGCGGGCCGCCCGGGCGCTCGCCGCGACCCTCCCAGCGAAAGGCGGCGACGATGTCTGA